In a single window of the Gossypium hirsutum isolate 1008001.06 chromosome A13, Gossypium_hirsutum_v2.1, whole genome shotgun sequence genome:
- the LOC107893575 gene encoding WPP domain-interacting tail-anchored protein 2 isoform X1, with protein MEMNEFNVDEKYMHMRNPESNAVQFHEEALSTGEGIQEMFGANLDRIDLDLACCNEKLVNLHVLLMFLLGWDKDPEEMAYGSSDISAQFIEKALVFDLLCGILDSELREVETFLSAVQSEIVDARRKTSSCVPLGTLSEKMDKKLHDSEESLKRCQGIVLEVKLLSTKLQASFPYFKHENWTNDEAMDVSEQYQLSNIIGKSKVLTVEQQRQILRMLDKSLARELELENKLLESGQNEESLKLKLHHTEQVALRMEEAAEVVWGRFLEAENAAEVLMGISKELLGRLQIVQFNMNGSIQREAELKSKIEGCIEELNAKDIALEKLEISNVEHAAKASEVFTLRKNMKLLEEQLKESEIQLKNAMASSETSQEHLHEMETVIDSLKVSIYEAESRAESAEAKVSELTDANLELTEELNFLKGNNEKSTKKVTSLEKQLRESEIQLQHAKASSEASQEQQNMLYSAIWDMETLIEDLKSKVSKAESRTEGVEEQCIELSESNFELNNELGILRHEIECLETSLNQANFEKEANAKEISHRTKLITDMVAQLATERERIQKQLSSIVKEKEILVKKLQNMVKADSTAVCNSGGDDGNEISVLNSDSTRATCTKTFEKAATSATSVQVDEPSKDVSLLRTAARPSSTIIDGGTNAIPSKHVKEKGKTGNFKLLCMLIAILVAIFSALAIYFLSEKQIMFGF; from the exons ATGGAAATGAATGAATTCAATGTTGATGAAAAGTATATGCATATGCGAAACCCAGAGTCAAATGCAGTTCAGTTTCATGAAGAGGCCTTATCAACTGGAGAGGGCATCCAAGAAATGTTTGGTGCCAATTTGGACAGAATTGACTTGGATTTGGCTTGTTGTAATGAGAAACTGGTAAATTTGCATGTACTGTTGATGTTTCTTCTGGGTTGGGACAAGGATCCCGAAGAGATGGCATATGGGAGTAGTGATATTTCGGCTCAGTTCATTGAGAAGGCTTTGGTATTTGACCTTTTATGTGGAATTTTAGATTCTGAGTTAAGGGAAGTGGAAACTTTCTTGAGTGCCGTTCAGTCAGAGATTGTTGATGCTCGTCGTAAAACATCTTCGTGCGTTCCTTTGGGAACACTATCTGAAAAAATGGATAAGAAGCTGCATGATTCTGAAGAATCCCTGAAAAGGTGTCAAGGGATTGTCTTGGAGGTGAAGTTGCTGTCAACCAAGCTGCAAGCTTCCTTTCCATATTTCAAACATGAGAACT GGACTAATGATGAGGCCATGGATGTATCTGAGCAATATCAGCTATCAAACATCATCGGGAAATCCAAAGTACTGACTGTTGAACAACAAAGACAAATTCTAAGGATGCTTGACAAATCACTTGCAAGGGAGCTAGagcttgaaaataaattattagagTCCGGACAAAATGAAGAATCATTAAAACTAAAGCTACATCATACTGAACAAGTCGCTCTTCGCATGGAAGAGGCAGCAGAAGTTGTTTGGGGACGGTTTCTAGAGGCTGAGAATGCTGCTGAGGTGCTCATGGGAATTTCGAAGGAACTATTAGGTCGACTTCAGATTGTTCAGTTTAACATGAATGGTTCGATTCAACGAGAAGCTGAGCTCAAATCTAAAATTGAAGGTTGCATTGAAGAGTTGAATGCCAAAGATATAGCTTTAGAAAAGCTTGAGATCAGCAATGTGGAACATGCTGCAAAAGCTTCCGAAGTATTCACATTGAGGAAGAATATGAAGTTACTTGAGGAACAGCTAAAAGAATCTGAGATACAGCTGAAGAATGCAATGGCTTCCAGTGAAACAAGTCAAGAACATCTTCATGAAATGGAAACCGTTATTGATTCACTAAAAGTAAGCATTTATGAAGCTGAAAGTAGAGCTGAAAGTGCAGAAGCCAAGGTCTCAGAGTTAACAGATGCGAACTTGGAACTTACCGAAGAGTTGAATTTTCTTAAAGGTAATAACGAGAAAAGCACAAAGAAGGTGACCTCACTAGAGAAGCAGTTGAGGGAATCGGAGATTCAACTACAGCATGCAAAAGCGTCTTCCGAAGCAAGTCAGGAGCAGCAAAACATGCTCTACTCTGCAATTTGGGATATGGAAACTTTAATTGAAGATCTAAAATCAAAGGTTTCAAAAGCTGAAAGTAGAACCGAAGGTGTGGAGGAGCAATGCATTGAATTATCTGAATCTAACTTCGAACTTAATAACGAGCTAGGCATCCTAAGGCATGAAATTGAATGCTTGGAGACATCTTTGAATCAAGCTAACTTTGAAAAAGAGGCAAATGCAAAAGAAATCAGTCATAGGACCAAGTTAATCACAGATATGGTTGCCCAACTAGCTACAGAAAGAGAACGCATTCAAAAGCAG CTATCTTCAATAGTAAAAGAGAAGGAAATATTggtgaaaaagttacaaaatatggTAAAAGCCGACTCTACAGCAGTCTGTAACTCTGGAGGTGATGATGGCAATGAGATATCTGTTCTGAATAGTGATTCAACTAGAGCTACATGTACAAAAACATTCGAAAAAGCGGCCACCTCTGCCACAAGTGTACAG GTGGATGAGCCATCAAAAGATGTATCTCTTCTTAGGACAGCAGCTAGGCCTTCCAGCACCATAATTGACGGTGGCACTAATGCTATTCCGAGCAAGCATGTTAAGGAAAAAGGAAAGACAGGCAACTTTAAACTGTTATGTATGTTGATAGCAATTCTGGTTGCAATATTTTCTGCATTAGCTATATATTTTTTGAGTGAGAAACAGATCATGTTTGGTTTTTGA
- the LOC107893575 gene encoding WPP domain-interacting tail-anchored protein 2 isoform X2, producing MEMNEFNVDEKYMHMRNPESNAVQFHEEALSTGEGIQEMFGANLDRIDLDLACCNEKLVNLHVLLMFLLGWDKDPEEMAYGSSDISAQFIEKALVFDLLCGILDSELREVETFLSAVQSEIVDARRKTSSCVPLGTLSEKMDKKLHDSEESLKRCQGIVLEVKLLSTKLQASFPYFKHENWTNDEAMDVSEQYQLSNIIGKSKVLTVEQQRQILRMLDKSLARELELENKLLESGQNEESLKLKLHHTEQVALRMEEAAEVVWGRFLEAENAAEVLMGISKELLGRLQIVQFNMNGSIQREAELKSKIEGCIEELNAKDIALEKLEISNVEHAAKASEVFTLRKNMKLLEEQLKESEIQLKNAMASSETSQEHLHEMETVIDSLKVSIYEAESRAESAEAKVSELTDANLELTEELNFLKGNNEKSTKKVTSLEKQLRESEIQLQHAKASSEASQEQQNMLYSAIWDMETLIEDLKSKVSKAESRTEGVEEQCIELSESNFELNNELGILRHEIECLETSLNQANFEKEANAKEISHRTKLITDMVAQLATERERIQKQLSSIVKEKEILVKKLQNMVKADSTAVCNSGGDDGNEISVLNSDSTRATCTKTFEKAATSATSVQAGG from the exons ATGGAAATGAATGAATTCAATGTTGATGAAAAGTATATGCATATGCGAAACCCAGAGTCAAATGCAGTTCAGTTTCATGAAGAGGCCTTATCAACTGGAGAGGGCATCCAAGAAATGTTTGGTGCCAATTTGGACAGAATTGACTTGGATTTGGCTTGTTGTAATGAGAAACTGGTAAATTTGCATGTACTGTTGATGTTTCTTCTGGGTTGGGACAAGGATCCCGAAGAGATGGCATATGGGAGTAGTGATATTTCGGCTCAGTTCATTGAGAAGGCTTTGGTATTTGACCTTTTATGTGGAATTTTAGATTCTGAGTTAAGGGAAGTGGAAACTTTCTTGAGTGCCGTTCAGTCAGAGATTGTTGATGCTCGTCGTAAAACATCTTCGTGCGTTCCTTTGGGAACACTATCTGAAAAAATGGATAAGAAGCTGCATGATTCTGAAGAATCCCTGAAAAGGTGTCAAGGGATTGTCTTGGAGGTGAAGTTGCTGTCAACCAAGCTGCAAGCTTCCTTTCCATATTTCAAACATGAGAACT GGACTAATGATGAGGCCATGGATGTATCTGAGCAATATCAGCTATCAAACATCATCGGGAAATCCAAAGTACTGACTGTTGAACAACAAAGACAAATTCTAAGGATGCTTGACAAATCACTTGCAAGGGAGCTAGagcttgaaaataaattattagagTCCGGACAAAATGAAGAATCATTAAAACTAAAGCTACATCATACTGAACAAGTCGCTCTTCGCATGGAAGAGGCAGCAGAAGTTGTTTGGGGACGGTTTCTAGAGGCTGAGAATGCTGCTGAGGTGCTCATGGGAATTTCGAAGGAACTATTAGGTCGACTTCAGATTGTTCAGTTTAACATGAATGGTTCGATTCAACGAGAAGCTGAGCTCAAATCTAAAATTGAAGGTTGCATTGAAGAGTTGAATGCCAAAGATATAGCTTTAGAAAAGCTTGAGATCAGCAATGTGGAACATGCTGCAAAAGCTTCCGAAGTATTCACATTGAGGAAGAATATGAAGTTACTTGAGGAACAGCTAAAAGAATCTGAGATACAGCTGAAGAATGCAATGGCTTCCAGTGAAACAAGTCAAGAACATCTTCATGAAATGGAAACCGTTATTGATTCACTAAAAGTAAGCATTTATGAAGCTGAAAGTAGAGCTGAAAGTGCAGAAGCCAAGGTCTCAGAGTTAACAGATGCGAACTTGGAACTTACCGAAGAGTTGAATTTTCTTAAAGGTAATAACGAGAAAAGCACAAAGAAGGTGACCTCACTAGAGAAGCAGTTGAGGGAATCGGAGATTCAACTACAGCATGCAAAAGCGTCTTCCGAAGCAAGTCAGGAGCAGCAAAACATGCTCTACTCTGCAATTTGGGATATGGAAACTTTAATTGAAGATCTAAAATCAAAGGTTTCAAAAGCTGAAAGTAGAACCGAAGGTGTGGAGGAGCAATGCATTGAATTATCTGAATCTAACTTCGAACTTAATAACGAGCTAGGCATCCTAAGGCATGAAATTGAATGCTTGGAGACATCTTTGAATCAAGCTAACTTTGAAAAAGAGGCAAATGCAAAAGAAATCAGTCATAGGACCAAGTTAATCACAGATATGGTTGCCCAACTAGCTACAGAAAGAGAACGCATTCAAAAGCAG CTATCTTCAATAGTAAAAGAGAAGGAAATATTggtgaaaaagttacaaaatatggTAAAAGCCGACTCTACAGCAGTCTGTAACTCTGGAGGTGATGATGGCAATGAGATATCTGTTCTGAATAGTGATTCAACTAGAGCTACATGTACAAAAACATTCGAAAAAGCGGCCACCTCTGCCACAAGTGTACAGGCAG GTGGATGA
- the LOC107893562 gene encoding DNA repair protein XRCC2 homolog isoform X1 — protein sequence MGSHAKAWLVEDESAREMLDRVLTERPFLLLPPLHRVPLRVGNVVELVGPSSSSKTHILIQAAITCILPKLWKGVSYGGLGHSAMFIDLDCRFDVLRFSELLNHRIMEAANGSSSKVGCHQKDSEAQFERMKPYNEELFALCMKRFLYIRCYDSSEFLATLKTLHYRLQKEREVHGVNVHLLLIDSIGAFHWVDRGSSSFPLECDNRKSWHLQNVSEAVVQEIRRLLLVHPMLVMATKAVVLGNKYSTNELTWNYRKWSAVDNPYSRNITSSDQQLPYREYMPAAWQSFVTHRILVRATDDDLVNGEHQNNSIYLLKWLLPPLNSLDKFTVRDTGVFILS from the exons ATGGGTTCTCATGCCAAGGCATGGCTCGTTGAAGACGAGAGTGCAAGAGAAATGTTAGACAGGGTCCTAACGGAGCGCCCCTTCTTGCTTCTTCCCCCACTTCACAGGGTCCCTCTACGTGTCGGTAACGTTGTTGAGCTTGTAGGCCCTTCTTCTTCTTCGAAAACCCACATCTTAATCCAGGCTGCCATCACTTGTATACTTCCCAAGCTGTGGAAAGGGGTCAGTTATGGTGGATTGGGGCATTCCGCAATGTTCATTGACTTGGATTGTCGATTTGACGTTTTACGTTTCTCGGAATTGCTAAACCATAGAATCATGGAAGCAGCTAATG GATCAAGCAGTAAAGTAGGTTGTCACCAAAAGGATTCTGAAGCTCAGTTTGAAAGAATGAAACCTTATAATGAGGAATTGTTTGCTTTATGCATGAAACGGTTTTTGTACATCCGTTGTTATGACAGTTCTGAGTTTCTTGCGACTCTCAAG ACATTACACTATCGGCTTCAAAAGGAAAGGGAAGTACATGGTGTTAATGTTCATTTGCTGTTGATTGACAG CATTGGAGCATTTCACTGGGTAGATCGTGGTTCATCATCTTTTCCACTGGAGTGTGATAATAG GAAAAGCTGGCATCTCCAAAATGTGTCTGAAGCTGTAGTTCAAGAGATTAGAAGGCTCCTATTAGTGCATCCCATGCTTGTGATGGCTACCAAAGCAGTTGTCTTAGGCAACAAATATTCAACAAATGAATTAACGTG GAATTATAGAAAATGGTCTGCAGTGGATAACCCGTATTCAAGAAATATAACAAGTAGTGATCAGCAACTTCCATATCGTGAGTATATGCCCGCTGCTTGGCAG TCTTTTGTGACACACAGGATTCTCGTACGAGCTACAG ATGATGATTTGGTTAATggtgagcatcaaaacaactccaTATATCTATTAAAATGGTTGCTGCCACCGCTGAATTCCTTGGACAAATTTACAGTGAGAGAT ACTGGCGTGTTCATCCTTTCTTGA
- the LOC107893562 gene encoding DNA repair protein XRCC2 homolog isoform X2 yields the protein MGSHAKAWLVEDESAREMLDRVLTERPFLLLPPLHRVPLRVGNVVELVGPSSSSKTHILIQAAITCILPKLWKGVSYGGLGHSAMFIDLDCRFDVLRFSELLNHRIMEAANGSSSKVGCHQKDSEAQFERMKPYNEELFALCMKRFLYIRCYDSSEFLATLKTLHYRLQKEREVHGVNVHLLLIDSIGAFHWVDRGSSSFPLECDNRKSWHLQNVSEAVVQEIRRLLLVHPMLVMATKAVVLGNKYSTNELTWNYRKWSAVDNPYSRNITSSDQQLPYREYMPAAWQNMHLSCPCYVDDDLVNGEHQNNSIYLLKWLLPPLNSLDKFTVRDTGVFILS from the exons ATGGGTTCTCATGCCAAGGCATGGCTCGTTGAAGACGAGAGTGCAAGAGAAATGTTAGACAGGGTCCTAACGGAGCGCCCCTTCTTGCTTCTTCCCCCACTTCACAGGGTCCCTCTACGTGTCGGTAACGTTGTTGAGCTTGTAGGCCCTTCTTCTTCTTCGAAAACCCACATCTTAATCCAGGCTGCCATCACTTGTATACTTCCCAAGCTGTGGAAAGGGGTCAGTTATGGTGGATTGGGGCATTCCGCAATGTTCATTGACTTGGATTGTCGATTTGACGTTTTACGTTTCTCGGAATTGCTAAACCATAGAATCATGGAAGCAGCTAATG GATCAAGCAGTAAAGTAGGTTGTCACCAAAAGGATTCTGAAGCTCAGTTTGAAAGAATGAAACCTTATAATGAGGAATTGTTTGCTTTATGCATGAAACGGTTTTTGTACATCCGTTGTTATGACAGTTCTGAGTTTCTTGCGACTCTCAAG ACATTACACTATCGGCTTCAAAAGGAAAGGGAAGTACATGGTGTTAATGTTCATTTGCTGTTGATTGACAG CATTGGAGCATTTCACTGGGTAGATCGTGGTTCATCATCTTTTCCACTGGAGTGTGATAATAG GAAAAGCTGGCATCTCCAAAATGTGTCTGAAGCTGTAGTTCAAGAGATTAGAAGGCTCCTATTAGTGCATCCCATGCTTGTGATGGCTACCAAAGCAGTTGTCTTAGGCAACAAATATTCAACAAATGAATTAACGTG GAATTATAGAAAATGGTCTGCAGTGGATAACCCGTATTCAAGAAATATAACAAGTAGTGATCAGCAACTTCCATATCGTGAGTATATGCCCGCTGCTTGGCAG AACATGCATCTAAGTTGTCCTTGCTATGTAGATGATGATTTGGTTAATggtgagcatcaaaacaactccaTATATCTATTAAAATGGTTGCTGCCACCGCTGAATTCCTTGGACAAATTTACAGTGAGAGAT ACTGGCGTGTTCATCCTTTCTTGA
- the LOC107893562 gene encoding DNA repair protein XRCC2 homolog isoform X3: MGSHAKAWLVEDESAREMLDRVLTERPFLLLPPLHRVPLRVGNVVELVGPSSSSKTHILIQAAITCILPKLWKGVSYGGLGHSAMFIDLDCRFDVLRFSELLNHRIMEAANGSSSKVGCHQKDSEAQFERMKPYNEELFALCMKRFLYIRCYDSSEFLATLKTLHYRLQKEREVHGVNVHLLLIDSIGAFHWVDRGSSSFPLECDNRCKYAIKKFLVDV, encoded by the exons ATGGGTTCTCATGCCAAGGCATGGCTCGTTGAAGACGAGAGTGCAAGAGAAATGTTAGACAGGGTCCTAACGGAGCGCCCCTTCTTGCTTCTTCCCCCACTTCACAGGGTCCCTCTACGTGTCGGTAACGTTGTTGAGCTTGTAGGCCCTTCTTCTTCTTCGAAAACCCACATCTTAATCCAGGCTGCCATCACTTGTATACTTCCCAAGCTGTGGAAAGGGGTCAGTTATGGTGGATTGGGGCATTCCGCAATGTTCATTGACTTGGATTGTCGATTTGACGTTTTACGTTTCTCGGAATTGCTAAACCATAGAATCATGGAAGCAGCTAATG GATCAAGCAGTAAAGTAGGTTGTCACCAAAAGGATTCTGAAGCTCAGTTTGAAAGAATGAAACCTTATAATGAGGAATTGTTTGCTTTATGCATGAAACGGTTTTTGTACATCCGTTGTTATGACAGTTCTGAGTTTCTTGCGACTCTCAAG ACATTACACTATCGGCTTCAAAAGGAAAGGGAAGTACATGGTGTTAATGTTCATTTGCTGTTGATTGACAG CATTGGAGCATTTCACTGGGTAGATCGTGGTTCATCATCTTTTCCACTGGAGTGTGATAATAG GTGTAAGTATGCAATAAAGAAATTTCTGGTTGACGTGTAG